The DNA region TCCATTCGTCGAGTGCAGGCTCCAGGCCGTTCTGGCGCTGCAGGTAGACAAAGTCCAGGGCTGCCTTCTCGGGTTCGGCAAGGAAGATGCGGTCGCACACCCCATAGCCAAAGAAGAGTGGCGCCTTGATGTGGAAGTACACGATCTCCCCTAAGGCAGTGCGAAAGGCCTTGGTCTTGTTGGTGGTCACGCAGGTCAGCACATGAGGAGCCTGGTCGGCTACGCCGTGCAAGAAAAGGGCGGACTCGCACGAGATGTAGGCTGGCGGGTACAGGAGGCTCGCCACTTCCTCCAGGCTTGTGCGCTGCAGCCCGTTGACGTAGAGCCCCTTACCCAACTTGAGCAACAAGCCCGCCTGGCACAGTCGGCTGACGGCCTTGCGCAAAGCGGCGCCGGAGAGACCGGTCAGACGCCGCAGCTCCACAAAGGTGAGAATGGCCTTTCCGCGGCGCAGGAGGTCGATCCACCGGGCTTGTGTGAAAAGCTGCTGCATGTCGGCCATCTCCCTCAGAGGGTCCGTGCAACCTCTTCCCCAACGGCCAGCATCTTTCTCCTCACCGCCTCGTAATCATTCCGGGCCAGGTGCGTGCGGTAGCGCTCGGGCAGAAATCGGGCCATTTCCGCGGCCAACGACGAGGAGGCGATGAGCGCTATCCTCTGCCGGCAAGACTCTGGACTCATGCGGACGCCATAGTCCTGCAAGTTCCTCGCAACCAGATCGCGGTCAAGCGGGGCTTTCAGGACTTCCGTCAGGTACCAGATGTCCAAGACATCTCTGCCCTTGAGAAAGCGCCGCCCGTAGAGCGCGGCCAGCTTCTCCGCCAGAAGCTCAGCCGGAGAGAGCGCGACAACGAGCGGCTGTCGGCTAAGCACATCCATCTGCGAGCGCACGGGCCTTGCTTCAACCTGGTAGACCGGAAACTGGCCGAATTGAATCTTGAGCCTGTACCTCTGCCTCTGCCCCTGCGGCTGGAAAAGGAACCAATAGGCCGAGACCTTGGCTCCTCTGGTCGTCTCGGGAAAGCGCCACTCGAAGGAGCCCAACCCCAACATCTGCACCACGGCCTTCTCGATGGGCGATCGAGCCTCCTCCACCAGGCGGTCGCAGAAGGGGCGGTCGATCTCCTTGCCGGCGAAATCCAGGTCTTCGGAGTAGCGGTACCCCCCGTAGACCAGATGCAGGCACGTGCCGCCCTGGAAGGCGATCCTATCGCTTTGCGGCCGGGTGAAAAGCGCCTGCAACACCGCCAGGTGCAGTGCTTCCGCCAGGACAATGCTCAGGGGAAGTCGCTGCTCCTTAGCCAGCTCTGTCAGTTGCTGCCAAAGCATGATATTTCCGCCTCTGGACTGATCCGTCCTTCTGCGGAAATATAAGGCACGCGTGGCGAAATTCCAAGCCAAAAATGCCCCTGGAGCGACACACCGTAGAAGCTCCGCTTGGGCCGCTCATCCTGCATGCCACGCGAAACAGGGCCGGGACAGGCGCCCCGAGCGTCGGGCACATCTGCGGTCCCCTTGTGGGAAGGAGCGACAACATCGGAGGGTTCACGAGAGAGGAAGCGCGCATGAGCTCGGAAGCCTCTCCTGCCCCCCGCGCCATTCAGGACTCTTTTTCGGGCTCGAAATGGCCATCCGCCGCTTCGTTCGGCCCGGGGCGTTGCCGCCTTCCGCTTGGGCCGCAAAGTGATCGGGACGCCTCCGGGCCAAAGGCCGAACTGAGCAATACGCTCAGCTGCGTAGGAGTCGGGCCGGCTCACTTTTCCAATGCCTAAGAAACAGGTTGACTTTTTCCTAGTGATTCCTTAATTTGCGAAGCGCCGTGGGTGGACACCGCTTTAAGCGCAAGGGGACATGCTCGACGCCCCCAATCCGCCGGGCTTAGGAGGAAGCAGATGGACGCATGCTACCATCGCACAATCTCTGTTGTCCTTTGGACCCTCGCGGTGGCGATGCTCCTTTCTTTCTTGGCCTGCCGCAAGCGGAGCCCCGGCTGGCAACCGGCTCCAAGCCCACTGTTCACGCGCTGGGCGAAGGAGGTCTCGCCCGACAACGCCTGGCAAGAGTACCCGAGGCCGCAAATGGCGCGGAAGGACTGGTTAAACCTCAATGGCCTCTGGCAACTGGCGATCGTCGCGAGGCAGAGTGCACGCCCGGCTAGCTTTCCGCACCGGATCCTCGCCCCGTTCCCCGTGGAATCGGCCCTTTCCGGACTGGCGAGGCGGGTGAGCTTGGAGGAGCGCTTGTGGTACCGCCGCACGTTCCGGCTCCCCGATTCCTGGCAGCAGGGCCGGGTTCTCCTCCACCTGGACGCCGTGGACTGGGAGGCGGAGGTCTATCTCAATGGCGTCCGGCTGGGCCAACATCGCGGTGGATACGATCGGTTCAGCCTGGACGTCACCGAGGCGCTCCGGCCCCGCGGAAAGCAGGAGCTCGTGGTTGCGCTCTGGGACCCGACCGATGCAGGCGGGCAGCCGCGGGGCAAGCAGACCCTCACCCCCGGCGGGATCTATTACACACCGACGAGCGGCATCTGGCAGACGGTCTGGCTGGAACCGGTGCCGGAGACATTCATCGCGGGCTTGCGCCTGGTGCCCGACGTGGATCGGAGCACGCTGCTTGTGTCGGCGGAAATCCGCGACGAGACAAAGAGCCTGCGCCTGGTGGCGAGGGCGACGGCCAGTGGCAGAGAAGTTGCCCGGCAATCGGGGCCGGCGGACAGGGAGCTGGTCCTCACCATCCCATCCCCCAGGCTTTGGTCACCGGACGACCCGTTCCTCTACGATCTGACCGTTGCCCTCGAGCGAGGCGGCAGGAAGATCGACGAAGTGCGGAGCTACTTCGGCATGCGCAAGGTGACCATCGGACCGGATAGTAGCGGCGTCACTCGCATCCTGCTCAATGGCGTGCCCCTCTTCCAGATCGGCCCGCTGGACCAGGGGTTCTGGCCGGACGGGATCTACACGGCGCCTACGGATGAAGCGCTCCGCTTCGACCTGGAGATGATGAAGCGCATGGGCTTCAACATGGTGCGTAAGCATGTGAAGGTGGAGCCGGAGCGTTGGTACTCCTGGTGCGATCGCCTGGGCCTGCTCGTGTGGCAGGACATGCCCAGCGGCGCCAATCGCACCCCGGAGGAGCGGGAGCAATTCGAGCGCGAACTCGAGGCGATGGTGCGGGGTCGTTTCAATCACCCCTGCATCATCATGTGGGTGCCTTTTAATGAGGACTGGGGACAGTACGACACGGAGCGCATCGTCGAATTCGTCCGGCGGCTCGACCCCAGTCGGCTCGTGGACAACGCCAGCGGCTGGACGGACGCTGGCGTCGGCGACGTCCACGACGTCCACTCCTACCCGGATCCCATCGCGCCGCCGGTGGAGCCGGGGCGGGCCGCTGTGTTGGGTGAATTCGGGGGATTGGGCCACGTCGTGGCAGGCCACACCTGGACGGAGCGGGGCTGGGGCTACGATCTCCTGCCCACGCGGGAACGGCTGCGCGAGAGGTACGTCGAAGTGCTCACCGGCGTGCATCGCTTGGCCCGAGAGGAGGGGCTCAGCGCCGCCGTGTACACGCAGATCACCGATGTGGAGACGGAGAACAACGGCCTGCTCACCTACGATCGCGAGGTGGCCAAGATCCCGCCCGAGGCCGTGGCACGGGCCAATTGTGGCTACTTGCCGCCGCCGCTCGCCAACCGCGTGACCCTCTTCATCGAGCGCGCGGATGCCGCGCTGATCACCTTCCGGCCCGGAGCTGAGATCCATTACACGTTGGACGGCCGAATTCCGACCCGGCAAGATCCCGTCTACAGCGGGCCGATCCCGATCACGGAAGACCGCATCCTGCAGGCGAAGGCCTTCTGGCCGGATGGGCAGGAGAGCGATGTGGCGACGTACAGCTTCCGCAAGGTTGCCCCGCTTGCGCCCGTCCCGGAGAAAGGTTTCGCGCCCGGCCTGCGGGTCCGCTACTACGAGGGGGAATGGGAGAAGCTCCCGGATTTTGCCAGCCTGCAGCCGGTGCAGGAGACGACGCACCCGGCAGTCGATCTTGCTCCCACGCGACGCGACACGCTGTTTGGCCTCGTCTACTCCGGCTACCTCCACGTCCCGGTCACAGGCGTGTATCTGTTCTACCTGCGCTCCGACGATGGGTCTCGCCTCCACGTCGGCGATCAGCTTATGGTGGACAACGATGGGTTGCACGGCGCGAGGGAGAAGTCCGGTGCCATCGCCTTGCAAGAGGGATTCCATCCGTTCCGCGTGGAGTACTTCCAGAGACGCGGCGGCTGGGCGCTCGAGGTCGGCATCGAAGGCCCCGGCTTGCCGAAGCAGCCGCTTTCCCCCGGGATCCTTTTCCATTGAAGGCGTGACCGGTATGGCTGAGGAGGAGGGAGATTGGCTATGAGAACGACGGTCGGCACGGCACTGGTTCTGCTCGGCTTGGGAGCTTGGATCCACGTGAACTGCGGTAAGCAGCAAGGAGGAGGCATGCAGGTCTCGCACGAGGTCTTCGGGAAGATGCCGGACGGGCGGGTCGTGGAGGCGTTCGACCTCCGCAATGCGCACGGAATGAAGGCGCGGATCATCACCTACGGCGGCATAGTGGTGTCGTTGGAGGTGCCCGATCGGCAGGGGAAGTTCGCCGATGTCGTGCTCGGCTACAGTAGCTTGCAGCCATATCTGGAGGACTCCCCGTACTTCGGTGCGATCGTGGGGCGCTACGGCAATCGGATTGCCAACGGGCGCTTCGTGCTGGACGGCGTCGAGTACCGTCTGGCCACCAACGACGGACCGAATCACCTGCACGGCGGGGTGAGGGGCTTCGACAAGGTGGTGTGGCAGGGCGAGCCGGTTCGGGAGAAGGACGCCGTGGGCGTGCGCCTCACGTACCTCAGTCCGGATGGGGAGGAAGGTTATCCCGGGAATCTCCGGGCCGTCGTGACCTACCGCCTCACGAATCAGAACGAGCTGCACATCGACTACGAGGCGACCAGCGACAAGCCCACCATCGTGAACCTCACGCACCACAGCTACTTCAACTTGGCTGGCGAGGGGAGCGGCGACATTCTCGGCCACGTGCTGCAAATCTTGGCGGACCGCTTCACGCCGGTGGATGCGGGGCTGATCCCCACCGGCGAGCTCCGCAGCGTGGAGGCAACTCCATTCGACTTCCGCCAGCCGACGCCCGTCGGCCAGCGCATCGATTGGGATGACGAACAGCTGCGCAATGGTCGGGGGTACGACCACAACTTCGTCCTCAACTCCGGCGGCGGGATGCTCGCGCTGGCGGCCACGGTGTACGAGCCCACCTCCGGCCGGGTGATGGAAGTCCTCACCACCGAGCCCGGACTGCAGTTCTACAGCGGCAATTTCCTGGACGGGCATCACGTGGGGAAGAGCGGGAAGGCCTACGGCCACCGCAGCGGCTTCTGCCTCGAGGCGCAACACTTTCCGGATTCCCCGAACACACCGCACTTCCCGTCCGTCGTGCTCCGCCCCGGAGAGACGTATCGGCAGGGCACAGTCTATCGCTTTTCCGCGCGCTGAGACAGACCCAGGGCGCAAGGGCCACGAGACTCTATCGAGGTTGATTTGCCCGGTGCAGGCGGGCAAACGCCGCCTTGCCGCCATTCTTCCGGGCCACGGGGGAGAACGGGCTGCTTTTCGCCGTCTTCCCCGATAGGACCCATGCGAGTCGTTTCTGCAGGCGTTTCGGCCATGGTGTCGCCTCCCACATGAACCGGCCGCGGCCTCGTTCTGGCCCGGTCACAAGTTGGAGGCGGCGCCACGCGACAGGCCGGGGGGCAGTACGCGTGGCTCTCTTCTGGCGGGTGCAATAGGCAAGATTGTCCTTGCACTCCTGCCCGGGATTTGTTAAATTGGCCTCCCCGAGTTGCGCTGTTCGTTTCCACCATGAAGGACAAAGCCCTTGCGCAGAAAGGAGCCCCGATGCGTGAGAACCGACGTATGCGGCAGGGCATCCGCCTTGCAGCCATCGCTGTCTTGTTTGCCATGGTGGGTGCGATGAATGCTCAGAAGCTCCCCGAGACCCCGGCCGAACGGGATGCGCGCATGCACTGGTGGCGCGAGGCCCGGTTCGGCCTTTTCATCCACTGGGGGTTGTACGCCATCCCTGCCGGCGAGTGGCAGGGCAACACCGAACACGGCGAGTGGATCCTGCACACCGCCCAGATCCCGCTGGAGCAGTACGAACAGTTCCTCCACCAGTTCAATCCGGCCAAATTCAACGCCGACCAATGGGTGCGCCTGGCCAAAGAAGCGGGGATGAGGTACATCGTCATCACCAGCAAGCACCACGACGGCTTCTGCCTGTTTGATTCAAAGCACACGGACTATGACGTGATGTCGACGCCGTTCAAGCGCGACATCATGCGGGAGTTGGCAGAGGCCTGCGCCAAACACGGCCTGAAGATCTGCTGGTACCACTCCATCATGGACTGGCACCACCCCGACTATCTGCCCAGACGGCCTTGGGAAAAGCGCCCGGCTGTCGGGGCCGACTATGCCCGATACCGCCAGTACCTGCACGGCCAAGTCACCGAACTCCTCACCAACTATGGGCCCATCGGCGTCATGTGGTTCGATGGCGAGTGGGAGGATACCTGGCGCCATGAGTACGGCGTGCAATTGTACAACTTGTGCCGGACGCTGCAACCGCAGGTCATCGTCAACAACCGCGTGGATGTGGGGCGCGAAGGAATGGCCGGCCTCAACCGCGAGGGGGAATTCGTGGGCGACTTTGGCACGCCGGAGCAGGAGGTGCCGGCTACCGGCCTGCCGGGCGTCGACTGGGAAACCTGCATGACCATGAACCGCCACTGGGGCTACAACAAGTTCGACCACGACTGGAAATCCCCCACGGAGCTCATCCGCACGCTGGCGGACATTGCTTCCAAGGGCGGCAACTTCCTCCTCAACGTGGGCCCCACACCGGAAGGGGAATTCCCTGAACCGTGCGTGGAACGCCTTAAGGCCATTGGCAGATGGATGCGCGCGAACGGCGAGGCCATTTACGGCACACAGGCGAGCCCATTTGCGCTGCTGCCGTGGGGCCGCTGCACGCAAAAGGCGCTGACTGGCAAACGCACCCGCCTTTACTTGCACGTGTTCGACTGGCCGTCCGACGGCAGCCTCATGGTGCCCGAAATCCTCAACAGGCCGCACAAGGCCTTCCTGCTCGCCGAGCCGCGCAAGCCCCTCAGGGTAATACGCAAGGAGGATGCGCTGGTCATCCAGGTGCCGGCGCAAGCACCGGACAGCGCGAACTCGGTTGTGGTGCTGGACATCGATGGGCCGCCGCAGGTAGTTCGTCCCCCGCTCATCGAGGCAGAAAACGACATCTTCATCGACTCGCTCGCCGTGCGCATCACCTCCCCGCTGCAAGGGCTGGAGGTGCGCCACACCACCGACGGCAGCGAACCCACTGCCCGCTCGCCGCTGGCCACGGGCCCCCTGCGGCTGACCGCGACAACCACCGTCAAAGCTCGGTGCTTTCGAGGCAAAAAGGCGCTTTCCGCGGTCAGCCAGGCCGATTTTTTGAAAGTGCCTGCCATACCTGCAGCGCACATCGCTGGCCTGGTGAACGGGCTGCGCTACGAGTTCTACCACGGCGTGTGGGACGTGCTGCCTGACTTTGACTCGCTGACCCCGGTCAAATCGGGCACGGTGTCCACATTCGACTTTGCGCCGCGCGACACCAGCGAGCACTTTGCCTTCCGCTACACCGGCTTCGTGCACGTCCCCAAGGACGGCGTGTACCGATTCTTCACCGTGTCTGATGACGGCAGTTGCCTCTTCGTCGCCGGACAGCAGGTAGTGGACAACGACGGGCTGCATGGCGCGCTGGAGCGCAGCGGAGCAATTCCCTTGGCGGCAGGCTTCCACCCGATCACGGTCACCTTTTTCGAAAGGACGGGGGGCGACCTGTTGGAAGTGCTGTGGGCCGGACCAGGAATTGACAAGCAGCCCATTCCCGCCGCAGCCCTATTTCATCGTCCCTGACCGAGGCCAAGCCAAGGAGCAGCGCAGCCGTGAACCTCATCATTTGCAACATCGGCTCCACCAGTCTAAAGTTCCAGCTGTTGGAGATGCCGGCGGAGACCGAGCGGGCGCGCGGCCACGTGGAGCGCATCGCTTCCGCGGAGGCCACGCTCACCTTCTGGGTGGCCGGTACACAGGTGGCACGCAGCACCGCAGCCATTGGCAGTCACCGCGAGGCCGTGCAGCAGGCCCTCCATTTTCTCACCGGCCCACCCCACCGTGTGCTCAGCAGCCTGGCGCAGATCGACGGCGTGGGGTTCAAGACGGTGCAGGCCGGCGAGCTGAGCGGCTCGGTACTCCTCACGGATCAAGTTCTCCAGGCCATGGAGGACTTTGCCGAGCTTGCGCCTGCGCACAACCCGCCTTACTTGGCAGCTATCCGTATGTTTCGGGAGCTGCTGCCGGCCACCCCCCTTGTGGGCGTGTTCGAGCCTGGTTTCCATGCGGCAGCCCCGGACTATGCCAAAGTCTACGGCGCGCCCTACGAGTGGTTCGCGAAATTTGGCGTGCGGCGCTACGGCTACCACGGGGCCTCGCACCGCTTTGTCGCCCAGGAGACAGTCAGGGTGCTCAACCTCCCTCCAGACCGACATCGCATCATCTCCTGCCATCTGGGCGGCTCCTCCTCCCTGTGCGCCATCAGGAACGGCGTATCCATCGATACCTCCATGGGCTTCACGCCGCAATCGGGGCTCATCCAGGGAACGCGCATCGGCGACATGGACCCGTTCGTGCTGCCGTACATCATGAAGAAAAGGGGCATCACCCTGGAGCAGGCGCTGCAAGAGTGCAGCAAGGACGGAGGGCTGAAAGGCCTGTCCGGGATTTCGGAGGACATGCGCGACATCAAGGCGGCCGTCGCCCGTGGCGACCAGCGGGCGTTGTTGGCGAGGAACAAGTTCATCTACGACAGCAAGCGGTACATCGGCGAGTACCTGGTGCTTCTGGAGGGGATCGATGCCATCGCCTTTGCCGGCGGAATTGGGCAGTGTGATGCCGAGCTCCGCGCCGAGGTGCTGGCGTCGTTGGCTTTCTTGGGCATGAAGGTGGACCACGAACGCAACCAGGCCCACGGCCCGGTCATTTCCGCCGAAGACTCGCGCATTGCGGCGCTGGTAGTGCACACCAATGAAGAGTTGGTGGTGGCGCGCGAAACCATGCGGGTCATCCAGTCGATAGAAACAGTCCAGTGAAGCACCGATGAGGAACCAAATTCTTAGGCAAAAGGAGAGCGAGACACCATGGCAGTGACAAGTGACTTTCTCCAGGTTGCCCCACGCAATCGGCTGCGCGGGACGCTTCCCAAAATAGGGATCAGGCCGGTGATCGACGGCCGCCGTCAGGGGGTGCGCGAATCCCTGGAGGCACAGACCATGCAGATGGCGCGCAATGCCGCTCGTCTGCTC from candidate division KSB1 bacterium includes:
- a CDS encoding type IV toxin-antitoxin system AbiEi family antitoxin domain-containing protein, with translation MQQLFTQARWIDLLRRGKAILTFVELRRLTGLSGAALRKAVSRLCQAGLLLKLGKGLYVNGLQRTSLEEVASLLYPPAYISCESALFLHGVADQAPHVLTCVTTNKTKAFRTALGEIVYFHIKAPLFFGYGVCDRIFLAEPEKAALDFVYLQRQNGLEPALDEWNWENLSPQKVAEMSPGYPKTVRRHIARFAPPDWDFHGE
- a CDS encoding nucleotidyl transferase AbiEii/AbiGii toxin family protein, which translates into the protein MLWQQLTELAKEQRLPLSIVLAEALHLAVLQALFTRPQSDRIAFQGGTCLHLVYGGYRYSEDLDFAGKEIDRPFCDRLVEEARSPIEKAVVQMLGLGSFEWRFPETTRGAKVSAYWFLFQPQGQRQRYRLKIQFGQFPVYQVEARPVRSQMDVLSRQPLVVALSPAELLAEKLAALYGRRFLKGRDVLDIWYLTEVLKAPLDRDLVARNLQDYGVRMSPESCRQRIALIASSSLAAEMARFLPERYRTHLARNDYEAVRRKMLAVGEEVARTL
- a CDS encoding PA14 domain-containing protein — encoded protein: MDACYHRTISVVLWTLAVAMLLSFLACRKRSPGWQPAPSPLFTRWAKEVSPDNAWQEYPRPQMARKDWLNLNGLWQLAIVARQSARPASFPHRILAPFPVESALSGLARRVSLEERLWYRRTFRLPDSWQQGRVLLHLDAVDWEAEVYLNGVRLGQHRGGYDRFSLDVTEALRPRGKQELVVALWDPTDAGGQPRGKQTLTPGGIYYTPTSGIWQTVWLEPVPETFIAGLRLVPDVDRSTLLVSAEIRDETKSLRLVARATASGREVARQSGPADRELVLTIPSPRLWSPDDPFLYDLTVALERGGRKIDEVRSYFGMRKVTIGPDSSGVTRILLNGVPLFQIGPLDQGFWPDGIYTAPTDEALRFDLEMMKRMGFNMVRKHVKVEPERWYSWCDRLGLLVWQDMPSGANRTPEEREQFERELEAMVRGRFNHPCIIMWVPFNEDWGQYDTERIVEFVRRLDPSRLVDNASGWTDAGVGDVHDVHSYPDPIAPPVEPGRAAVLGEFGGLGHVVAGHTWTERGWGYDLLPTRERLRERYVEVLTGVHRLAREEGLSAAVYTQITDVETENNGLLTYDREVAKIPPEAVARANCGYLPPPLANRVTLFIERADAALITFRPGAEIHYTLDGRIPTRQDPVYSGPIPITEDRILQAKAFWPDGQESDVATYSFRKVAPLAPVPEKGFAPGLRVRYYEGEWEKLPDFASLQPVQETTHPAVDLAPTRRDTLFGLVYSGYLHVPVTGVYLFYLRSDDGSRLHVGDQLMVDNDGLHGAREKSGAIALQEGFHPFRVEYFQRRGGWALEVGIEGPGLPKQPLSPGILFH
- a CDS encoding galactose mutarotase, which translates into the protein MQVSHEVFGKMPDGRVVEAFDLRNAHGMKARIITYGGIVVSLEVPDRQGKFADVVLGYSSLQPYLEDSPYFGAIVGRYGNRIANGRFVLDGVEYRLATNDGPNHLHGGVRGFDKVVWQGEPVREKDAVGVRLTYLSPDGEEGYPGNLRAVVTYRLTNQNELHIDYEATSDKPTIVNLTHHSYFNLAGEGSGDILGHVLQILADRFTPVDAGLIPTGELRSVEATPFDFRQPTPVGQRIDWDDEQLRNGRGYDHNFVLNSGGGMLALAATVYEPTSGRVMEVLTTEPGLQFYSGNFLDGHHVGKSGKAYGHRSGFCLEAQHFPDSPNTPHFPSVVLRPGETYRQGTVYRFSAR
- a CDS encoding alpha-L-fucosidase; amino-acid sequence: MRENRRMRQGIRLAAIAVLFAMVGAMNAQKLPETPAERDARMHWWREARFGLFIHWGLYAIPAGEWQGNTEHGEWILHTAQIPLEQYEQFLHQFNPAKFNADQWVRLAKEAGMRYIVITSKHHDGFCLFDSKHTDYDVMSTPFKRDIMRELAEACAKHGLKICWYHSIMDWHHPDYLPRRPWEKRPAVGADYARYRQYLHGQVTELLTNYGPIGVMWFDGEWEDTWRHEYGVQLYNLCRTLQPQVIVNNRVDVGREGMAGLNREGEFVGDFGTPEQEVPATGLPGVDWETCMTMNRHWGYNKFDHDWKSPTELIRTLADIASKGGNFLLNVGPTPEGEFPEPCVERLKAIGRWMRANGEAIYGTQASPFALLPWGRCTQKALTGKRTRLYLHVFDWPSDGSLMVPEILNRPHKAFLLAEPRKPLRVIRKEDALVIQVPAQAPDSANSVVVLDIDGPPQVVRPPLIEAENDIFIDSLAVRITSPLQGLEVRHTTDGSEPTARSPLATGPLRLTATTTVKARCFRGKKALSAVSQADFLKVPAIPAAHIAGLVNGLRYEFYHGVWDVLPDFDSLTPVKSGTVSTFDFAPRDTSEHFAFRYTGFVHVPKDGVYRFFTVSDDGSCLFVAGQQVVDNDGLHGALERSGAIPLAAGFHPITVTFFERTGGDLLEVLWAGPGIDKQPIPAAALFHRP
- a CDS encoding acetate/propionate family kinase, with amino-acid sequence MNLIICNIGSTSLKFQLLEMPAETERARGHVERIASAEATLTFWVAGTQVARSTAAIGSHREAVQQALHFLTGPPHRVLSSLAQIDGVGFKTVQAGELSGSVLLTDQVLQAMEDFAELAPAHNPPYLAAIRMFRELLPATPLVGVFEPGFHAAAPDYAKVYGAPYEWFAKFGVRRYGYHGASHRFVAQETVRVLNLPPDRHRIISCHLGGSSSLCAIRNGVSIDTSMGFTPQSGLIQGTRIGDMDPFVLPYIMKKRGITLEQALQECSKDGGLKGLSGISEDMRDIKAAVARGDQRALLARNKFIYDSKRYIGEYLVLLEGIDAIAFAGGIGQCDAELRAEVLASLAFLGMKVDHERNQAHGPVISAEDSRIAALVVHTNEELVVARETMRVIQSIETVQ